In the Muricauda sp. MAR_2010_75 genome, one interval contains:
- a CDS encoding IS3 family transposase has protein sequence MSKQKREYTMEFKQKAVELSHARGNAAEVCRELGLNPSVLGRWRRETRIVRANRLFAKRKRKFRVTTDSRHDYPIAPNILDRDFTVHRKNQVWVSDMTRIRTGEGWMYLTVIMDPFQRKVVGRSMGKTLGTADTIIPAWKMAIRSNNTTDRLIFHSDRNSQYASYEFADILKEHNGPVVQSMSRKGNCWDKAVAESFFKSLKVEWVYHQNYSFRSEAELSIFEWIETWYNRSRTHSTLDYKTIEEFENEMYNQKSEASEA, from the coding sequence ATGTCAAAACAAAAAAGAGAGTACACAATGGAGTTCAAGCAAAAGGCTGTCGAACTGAGCCATGCAAGGGGCAATGCAGCAGAGGTATGTAGGGAACTTGGGCTGAACCCCTCGGTATTGGGACGCTGGCGCAGGGAGACCAGGATAGTGAGGGCCAACAGGCTTTTCGCCAAAAGAAAGAGAAAGTTCAGGGTCACCACGGACAGCAGACACGATTATCCGATAGCGCCCAATATATTGGACCGTGACTTTACGGTACACAGGAAAAACCAGGTATGGGTATCCGACATGACCCGCATAAGGACCGGTGAGGGATGGATGTACCTGACGGTGATCATGGACCCGTTCCAACGAAAGGTCGTTGGAAGGTCGATGGGCAAGACCTTGGGGACTGCCGACACCATAATTCCCGCTTGGAAGATGGCGATAAGGTCGAACAATACCACGGACAGGCTTATTTTCCATTCCGATAGGAACTCACAATATGCCAGTTACGAGTTTGCCGATATCCTTAAAGAGCATAATGGTCCAGTGGTACAATCAATGAGCCGAAAAGGGAACTGCTGGGACAAGGCAGTGGCGGAATCCTTCTTCAAGAGCTTGAAGGTCGAATGGGTGTACCATCAAAACTATAGCTTCAGGTCCGAAGCGGAACTATCGATATTCGAGTGGATAGAGACCTGGTACAATAGAAGCAGGACACACTCGACATTGGACTATAAAACAATAGAGGAATTTGAAAACGAAATGTATAACCAAAAATCAGAGGCATCAGAGGCATGA
- a CDS encoding TonB-dependent receptor yields MKLTILFLILTLFQINANSYSQNKKISLNMQNVTIADVIQEIEAISDFKFLLNRRDVDLDRKVSIEAIKEPLPSVLTKLFEGEGLGFKVFKKQIILHGVANKLESTPKMPLPMKTSILLFQELVSGSVKDGNGQPLPGASIVEKGTANGTQSDFDGNFSLEVTNENATLVISYIGFAKKEIEVNGRTSFDIILEESAAGLDEVVVVGYGTQRKSDFTGALSSLKSDDLNPGTNVSVDQLLVGRAAGVQISQTSAEPGGGISIRVRGASSISAGNEPLYVIDGFPIDNSQGLSGSDPNTGMGTNVNPRNPLNTLNPQDVESIEILKDASATAIYGSRGANGVVLITTKKGSAQRLTVNYDESVGFQQVHNRINLLSASEYIDVINGIAVDNGNEPVFTQVDIQQIGAGTDWQDQIFRTAIIQNRNLSISGGSENSKFFVSLNQYNQDGVVKNTGIKKYIGRVNYESTLGNKVRMGLNLNTSHIKDKNSVDGVGFNYSSGPIFSALSYDPTEQVFDENGNFSESSQLTVNNPLSLVEGVLSENLTNRTLGNIYFQYEISNLLNAKLSFGSDRSNSRRDVYNSTLTVNGRAQGGVANVSTLERNSNLVEFTMNYNKKFGSESNLSVLAGATYQDFSVREFSGTIGGFPDDIIETNNLSLGDTGNDNLRSLKEENVLTSYLARFNYNLMDRYLFTATVRTDGSSRFGENNKFGYFPSAAFGWKLSNEVFVPDFFEELKLRASWGQTGNQEIGNYSSLLTFSSSTNAVFDNQPITTTRPSRISNPDLKWETTEQLNIGLDMSILKGRLRTSVDFFVKNTRDLLFDLPLPSASGFNSILSNVGKIQNKGFEALINSINVSSPDFMWTTAVNFSMIKNEVSDLGRIDEIPTGNIADIGNNAIIRRGEPLASYFGYEVTGIFQEGDDIANSPQPTAQPGFPIFRDADQDGTIDPDDQIILGDPFPDFTYGINNSFSYKGLTLDIFIQGQEGVELLNVNAIQSLYPGTFRLNRYAHQYLDRWTPQNTNTIWPSGTNPSSYGGGRVNSLVVEDASYIRLKSINISYQVPVDNIKFLSSLKLYLTGQNLLTITDYSGFDPEANSFGRNNTKVDYSSYPLASSWILGVNIGL; encoded by the coding sequence ATGAAACTAACCATACTTTTCTTAATTCTTACCCTATTCCAAATCAATGCGAATTCTTATTCACAGAACAAAAAGATTTCCTTGAATATGCAAAATGTCACTATTGCCGATGTGATTCAGGAAATAGAGGCTATATCTGATTTTAAGTTCTTATTGAACCGACGAGATGTGGACCTTGATCGCAAGGTTTCAATTGAGGCAATAAAAGAACCCTTGCCATCGGTTTTAACAAAATTGTTTGAAGGTGAAGGGTTGGGTTTTAAAGTGTTTAAGAAACAAATAATCCTACATGGGGTAGCAAATAAGTTGGAATCAACACCCAAAATGCCATTACCTATGAAGACAAGTATTCTTCTGTTCCAGGAATTGGTTTCTGGATCGGTCAAAGATGGTAATGGACAACCATTGCCGGGTGCTAGCATTGTAGAAAAGGGTACCGCGAATGGAACGCAATCTGACTTTGATGGTAATTTTTCGTTGGAGGTCACCAATGAAAATGCCACCTTGGTGATTTCTTATATAGGGTTTGCAAAAAAAGAAATCGAGGTAAATGGAAGAACCAGTTTCGATATCATATTAGAGGAGAGTGCCGCAGGCCTTGATGAAGTGGTTGTTGTCGGCTATGGTACCCAACGTAAGAGTGATTTTACCGGTGCCTTGAGTTCTTTGAAGAGTGATGACCTTAATCCCGGTACCAATGTGTCCGTTGATCAGTTGCTGGTGGGCAGAGCAGCAGGAGTACAGATAAGCCAGACAAGTGCGGAACCTGGAGGAGGAATTTCCATTAGGGTGCGAGGTGCAAGTTCTATATCAGCTGGCAATGAGCCATTGTACGTCATCGATGGTTTTCCAATCGACAATTCACAAGGGCTTTCTGGATCTGACCCCAATACGGGTATGGGCACCAACGTAAACCCTAGGAACCCCTTAAATACCTTGAACCCCCAAGATGTAGAATCTATTGAAATTCTAAAAGACGCATCAGCAACAGCAATCTATGGGTCTAGGGGCGCCAATGGAGTTGTCTTGATTACAACCAAAAAGGGGTCAGCACAAAGACTGACCGTAAATTATGATGAATCGGTAGGGTTTCAGCAAGTTCACAATAGAATAAATCTTCTCTCTGCATCAGAATATATTGATGTTATCAACGGTATTGCTGTAGACAATGGCAATGAGCCTGTGTTCACCCAAGTAGACATCCAACAAATAGGTGCCGGTACTGATTGGCAGGACCAAATTTTCAGAACAGCCATTATACAAAATAGAAATTTATCAATTTCAGGAGGAAGTGAAAATTCCAAGTTTTTTGTCTCTTTAAACCAATACAATCAAGATGGGGTGGTCAAAAATACCGGTATTAAAAAATATATCGGCCGAGTAAATTACGAGAGCACACTTGGCAACAAGGTCAGAATGGGCCTCAATCTTAATACAAGCCATATCAAGGACAAAAATAGTGTTGATGGCGTTGGATTCAATTACAGTTCGGGGCCCATTTTTTCAGCACTTTCATATGACCCCACTGAACAGGTATTTGATGAGAATGGCAATTTCAGCGAATCTTCCCAATTGACCGTGAACAACCCTTTGAGCTTAGTTGAGGGTGTGTTGAGCGAAAACCTCACAAACCGCACACTCGGGAATATATACTTTCAGTATGAAATCAGTAATTTATTGAATGCCAAACTAAGTTTTGGGTCAGATAGGTCGAACTCCCGAAGAGATGTTTATAACTCTACTTTGACCGTGAACGGAAGGGCACAGGGCGGGGTTGCCAATGTCTCGACATTAGAACGCAACAGCAACCTCGTTGAATTTACCATGAATTATAATAAGAAGTTTGGTTCTGAAAGTAATTTGAGCGTTTTGGCCGGTGCTACCTATCAAGATTTCAGTGTGAGGGAATTTTCGGGAACCATTGGAGGTTTTCCTGATGATATAATAGAAACCAACAATCTATCATTGGGGGACACTGGAAATGACAACCTAAGAAGCCTGAAAGAAGAAAATGTGCTAACCTCGTACCTAGCAAGATTTAACTATAATCTTATGGATCGCTATCTCTTTACGGCAACGGTTCGAACTGACGGTTCTTCTCGTTTTGGAGAGAATAACAAATTCGGTTATTTTCCTTCGGCAGCTTTTGGTTGGAAACTTTCAAATGAAGTCTTTGTACCTGATTTTTTTGAGGAACTGAAACTTAGGGCGAGTTGGGGTCAGACGGGCAATCAAGAAATAGGCAACTACAGTTCCTTACTTACTTTCAGCAGTAGTACAAACGCCGTTTTTGATAATCAACCTATTACCACCACAAGACCTTCAAGGATTTCAAATCCCGATTTGAAGTGGGAGACTACAGAACAGCTCAATATTGGTTTGGATATGTCTATACTAAAAGGAAGGCTACGTACCTCGGTAGACTTTTTTGTCAAAAACACAAGAGATTTACTCTTTGACTTGCCTTTACCTTCGGCATCCGGCTTTAATTCTATCTTATCGAATGTCGGAAAAATACAGAACAAAGGTTTCGAGGCATTGATCAACAGCATAAATGTATCTTCACCCGACTTTATGTGGACTACCGCAGTAAATTTTTCTATGATCAAAAATGAAGTATCCGATTTGGGCAGAATAGATGAGATTCCCACGGGAAACATAGCTGATATTGGAAACAATGCCATAATCAGGAGAGGTGAGCCGTTGGCATCCTATTTCGGCTATGAGGTAACGGGCATTTTTCAAGAAGGCGATGACATTGCCAATTCGCCGCAACCTACAGCACAACCTGGATTTCCAATCTTTAGAGATGCTGATCAAGATGGCACAATCGACCCCGATGACCAAATCATTTTAGGGGATCCATTTCCTGATTTTACATATGGGATAAACAACAGTTTCAGTTATAAGGGCTTGACCCTGGATATTTTCATACAAGGTCAAGAGGGGGTTGAGCTCTTAAATGTCAATGCCATTCAAAGCCTCTATCCTGGTACGTTTAGGTTGAACAGATATGCACATCAATACTTGGATAGATGGACTCCCCAAAACACAAACACTATATGGCCTTCGGGTACCAATCCTTCATCATACGGTGGAGGAAGGGTCAATTCACTGGTTGTCGAAGACGCGTCCTATATAAGGTTAAAAAGCATAAACATCAGCTATCAAGTACCTGTTGACAACATAAAGTTCTTGTCTTCTTTAAAGCTCTATTTGACAGGACAAAACTTGTTGACCATAACAGATTATTCAGGTTTCGATCCAGAGGCCAATTCCTTTGGAAGAAATAACACCAAGGTTGACTATAGCAGCTACCCCTTGGCAAGCAGCTGGATTTTGGGTGTAAACATTGGATTATAA
- a CDS encoding transposase: protein MEIVPHIPLPKRGFAPTAPLYEIVNAILYKLKTGVQWEYLPTSSLFSQKVLSWQSVYHHYRKWCRSGTFLDCWIGILKRYRDMFDLSSVDLDGSHTAIRGG from the coding sequence ATGGAGATAGTTCCGCACATACCTTTACCGAAAAGGGGTTTTGCCCCAACGGCTCCCTTGTACGAGATTGTCAATGCGATACTCTACAAGTTGAAGACGGGCGTGCAATGGGAGTACCTGCCCACGAGCTCGCTGTTCTCCCAAAAGGTCCTGAGTTGGCAATCGGTCTACCACCATTATCGCAAATGGTGCCGTTCAGGGACATTTCTGGATTGTTGGATCGGTATTTTAAAACGGTACAGGGACATGTTCGACCTCTCCAGTGTCGATCTTGACGGCAGCCACACTGCCATCAGGGGAGGCTAG
- a CDS encoding transposase: MSKQKREYTMEFKQKAVELSHARGNAAEVCRELGLNPSVLGRWRREAKKNGENSFFPERGTPSLLMNKGR; encoded by the coding sequence ATGTCAAAACAAAAAAGAGAGTACACAATGGAGTTCAAGCAAAAGGCTGTCGAACTGAGCCATGCAAGGGGCAATGCAGCAGAGGTATGTAGGGAACTTGGGCTGAACCCCTCGGTATTGGGACGCTGGCGCAGGGAGGCCAAAAAAAATGGGGAGAACAGTTTTTTCCCGGAAAGGGGAACCCCAAGCTTACTGATGAACAAAGGGAGATAA
- a CDS encoding RagB/SusD family nutrient uptake outer membrane protein, with translation MKSLYKYYGIAVLALSASCTDILEEETFSELEPETFLATEKGIRSLLGSAYSSIQVQPGIPQQGIYALSGLSSGEVSSLNGSIEIFYRQLSDFTWDSNNRHILGQWDLYYAAIRDANVVLSNIDNGPFSEDFKTLITAEARFIRGYSYSKLYNLFGPVPLYKDLFNEDLLLPRSTEAEIESFIEQELIFASTNLPIRAIEEGRATKGAALGTLCKHYLNTKEWQKSAEKANEIISLGVYELLPDYEEVFSLDNEINDEMVWALPHVAPDAGNQINALTYPSDFPRPGDLRLYPVIIFFEDEFVLSFEDNDARKNLIVTEYTNTAGDEIQLFGNDRSFPAKYPMDPNGSGDGQGNDIPDIRYSDILLSRAEALNELNGPVQESIDLINQVRSRAGASEISLADFSKQSLKSFILDERKREFFWEGKGREDQLRQDVFISKAVERGKLAQTFHVLFPIPQINLDANPKLVQNEGY, from the coding sequence ATGAAATCACTATATAAATACTATGGAATTGCGGTGCTGGCCCTATCGGCATCGTGCACTGATATCTTGGAGGAAGAAACATTCTCCGAACTGGAACCCGAAACATTTTTGGCCACTGAGAAAGGAATTAGGTCGTTGCTTGGTTCCGCATACAGTTCAATACAAGTGCAACCTGGCATACCCCAGCAAGGTATTTATGCATTATCGGGACTTTCTTCGGGAGAAGTGTCAAGCTTAAACGGGAGCATTGAAATATTTTATAGGCAGCTTTCCGATTTCACATGGGACAGCAATAATAGACATATTTTAGGGCAGTGGGACCTATATTATGCAGCTATCAGAGATGCAAACGTGGTGTTGAGCAATATTGACAATGGCCCATTTAGTGAAGATTTCAAAACTCTGATTACCGCCGAGGCTCGCTTTATTAGAGGGTATAGCTATTCTAAGCTATATAACCTTTTTGGCCCAGTGCCCTTGTATAAGGATTTATTTAACGAAGACCTTTTACTACCCAGAAGTACAGAGGCCGAAATAGAATCGTTCATCGAACAAGAATTGATTTTTGCGTCAACAAACCTTCCAATTAGAGCAATTGAAGAAGGTAGGGCGACCAAAGGAGCTGCGCTTGGCACCTTATGCAAACATTATTTGAATACCAAAGAATGGCAGAAAAGTGCGGAAAAGGCAAACGAAATCATCTCTTTGGGGGTTTATGAACTTTTGCCCGATTACGAAGAAGTTTTCAGTTTGGACAATGAAATCAATGATGAAATGGTATGGGCACTGCCTCACGTAGCTCCTGATGCTGGCAACCAAATAAATGCGCTCACTTACCCAAGTGATTTTCCTAGACCGGGAGACCTTAGGCTGTATCCGGTCATCATATTTTTTGAAGATGAATTTGTATTATCGTTCGAGGATAATGATGCTAGGAAAAACTTGATTGTTACTGAATACACCAATACGGCCGGGGATGAGATTCAGCTTTTTGGCAACGACCGTTCTTTTCCTGCTAAATATCCCATGGATCCCAATGGATCGGGAGATGGGCAAGGAAACGACATCCCTGATATTCGTTACTCAGATATTTTGTTATCGAGAGCTGAGGCTTTGAACGAACTCAACGGACCTGTTCAAGAATCAATCGATTTGATAAATCAGGTTCGCAGCAGAGCCGGAGCAAGTGAAATCTCACTTGCTGATTTTTCAAAACAAAGTTTGAAGAGTTTCATATTGGATGAAAGAAAAAGAGAATTTTTCTGGGAAGGCAAAGGAAGGGAAGACCAGCTTAGACAAGATGTATTCATATCTAAAGCTGTTGAAAGAGGTAAGCTTGCCCAAACGTTTCATGTATTGTTCCCAATTCCTCAGATCAATTTAGATGCAAATCCAAAATTGGTGCAAAACGAGGGTTATTGA
- a CDS encoding sialate O-acetylesterase, which translates to MALRLFIILTLLPVLYGYSQDLKVKYAENLSKDEQYCVILMGGQSNMVGRGKQIDLDEMMFSNISFFDFGLSPGLINPKDNFGPEIGISMQLSKNNPNKKFILIKYAIGGASLLDWAPNYSKDKAEITGNPQFGSMYNRLIKLTDSLTEGLNAKVKALIWMQGERDARIPEAGKDYYGNFEKLINSVRIDYENQEMPIIFGKINPPKAWFPALDNVVDAQIRISEEIPNTYFIDTDSLEKLNDDIHYSSNGQINLGIKFGEKISELLKN; encoded by the coding sequence ATGGCATTAAGACTATTTATTATTTTGACATTGTTACCAGTTTTGTATGGCTATTCTCAAGATTTAAAGGTTAAGTACGCTGAGAATTTATCCAAAGATGAACAATACTGTGTTATATTGATGGGTGGCCAATCAAATATGGTTGGGAGAGGAAAACAAATTGATTTGGATGAAATGATGTTTTCCAATATTTCTTTTTTCGATTTTGGTCTAAGTCCCGGCTTGATAAACCCAAAAGATAATTTTGGACCAGAAATTGGAATTTCTATGCAATTGAGCAAAAACAATCCGAACAAAAAATTTATTTTGATCAAATATGCAATTGGCGGAGCTTCATTATTGGACTGGGCACCCAACTACAGTAAAGATAAGGCTGAAATAACGGGGAATCCTCAATTCGGTAGCATGTACAATAGGTTGATAAAACTCACAGATAGTCTCACTGAGGGGCTCAATGCAAAAGTCAAAGCTCTAATTTGGATGCAGGGAGAACGTGATGCTCGAATTCCTGAGGCTGGTAAAGATTATTATGGCAACTTTGAAAAATTAATCAATTCGGTTAGAATAGATTATGAAAACCAAGAGATGCCTATAATTTTTGGGAAGATTAATCCACCCAAAGCTTGGTTCCCAGCATTAGACAATGTCGTTGATGCACAAATTCGCATTAGTGAAGAAATACCAAATACTTACTTCATTGATACGGATAGTCTCGAAAAACTGAACGATGACATTCATTATTCTTCAAACGGACAAATTAATTTAGGCATTAAATTTGGAGAAAAAATATCAGAGTTATTGAAAAATTAG
- a CDS encoding FecR family protein: MEPKNQKKFQKYIQSHYKITISLNKPDVEKIKKNLLSEIKKDKTRLMKQTARKLMAYASVGILLLGLGYNILKDHLDRSGHQEPLNIGQSVIIETSNGDVQPLSEEGSKIIRSKDGKVLGKQNGAQLVYLHTHNLKSLSYNTIRVPYGKRFNVVLSDGTRVYLNSGTSLKYPVEFLKGQDRQVFLSGEAYFDVAEDSARPFKVHADEIELVVLGTMFNISYYPENPEIQTVLVEGSVEIKNRKMIDYQSIKLKPGKMGKWNKKTQKMSIESVDTYIHTAWMQDKLIFRFATFKSIRHALERKYNVTIKNLNGDLDQQRFDASFDIESIDEVLQSFSRSYDMDYKIVNNEIIIE; the protein is encoded by the coding sequence ATGGAGCCTAAAAATCAAAAAAAATTTCAAAAATATATACAATCCCATTATAAAATTACTATTTCCTTGAACAAACCTGATGTCGAAAAAATAAAGAAGAACCTTTTAAGTGAGATTAAAAAGGATAAAACAAGATTAATGAAACAAACGGCCAGGAAACTTATGGCATATGCATCCGTGGGCATACTGTTATTAGGTCTTGGATATAATATTCTAAAAGATCATCTAGATAGGAGTGGACATCAGGAACCCCTAAATATAGGACAATCAGTGATCATTGAAACTAGTAACGGGGATGTTCAACCATTATCGGAGGAAGGAAGTAAAATAATCCGTAGTAAAGATGGTAAGGTACTTGGTAAGCAAAATGGTGCACAGCTGGTCTATTTACATACGCATAATTTAAAATCATTATCCTACAATACTATCCGTGTTCCCTACGGCAAGCGGTTTAATGTGGTTCTTTCAGACGGTACCCGTGTTTATTTGAATTCAGGCACTTCTTTAAAATATCCTGTCGAATTTTTAAAGGGGCAAGATAGACAGGTGTTCCTATCTGGGGAGGCCTACTTTGATGTCGCCGAAGATTCCGCCCGCCCCTTTAAAGTTCATGCCGATGAAATTGAGCTGGTTGTATTGGGTACTATGTTCAATATATCTTATTATCCAGAGAATCCCGAAATCCAAACAGTTCTTGTAGAAGGGTCAGTTGAAATCAAGAACCGTAAAATGATAGACTATCAGTCAATTAAGCTCAAACCAGGGAAAATGGGTAAATGGAACAAGAAAACCCAAAAAATGTCTATCGAAAGTGTAGATACCTATATTCATACGGCATGGATGCAGGATAAATTGATCTTCAGGTTTGCCACTTTCAAGAGTATTAGACATGCTTTGGAGAGAAAGTATAACGTAACCATTAAAAATCTGAACGGTGATTTAGACCAACAGCGTTTTGATGCCTCTTTTGATATAGAATCTATTGATGAAGTGTTGCAATCATTCAGTAGGAGCTATGATATGGATTACAAAATTGTAAACAACGAAATAATTATTGAATAA
- a CDS encoding RNA polymerase sigma factor codes for MKYSDERLLIEGLKAGTEDAYICLVDRYSRRLFGYSLTLANDHAMAEDILQNVFLRTWEKRRKLNVTTSLQNYLFRSIHNEFINQYKKRQSNLLLEQKYYENLEKAARTEDYSRLEKLIVLVIREIEKLPPKCQEVFNLSRREGLTNLEISNHLNISVKTVEAQITKAFGILRKNLGEKYSGILVLILGKRLKLPLN; via the coding sequence ATGAAGTATTCAGATGAGAGACTGCTAATCGAAGGCTTGAAGGCAGGAACCGAGGATGCCTACATCTGTTTAGTAGATAGATATAGTAGAAGGCTATTCGGATATTCACTTACGTTGGCCAACGACCATGCAATGGCCGAGGATATATTACAAAATGTATTCTTGCGTACATGGGAGAAAAGACGGAAATTGAATGTTACGACCTCTCTGCAGAATTATCTATTCCGATCTATCCACAATGAATTTATAAACCAATACAAAAAACGGCAGTCCAACTTGTTGTTGGAACAGAAATATTACGAAAACCTTGAAAAGGCTGCCAGAACGGAGGACTATAGTAGGCTGGAAAAATTAATCGTATTAGTAATCAGAGAAATTGAGAAATTACCCCCGAAATGTCAAGAGGTTTTTAATTTGAGCCGAAGAGAAGGTCTGACAAATTTAGAAATATCGAACCATCTCAATATATCGGTAAAAACTGTGGAAGCACAGATTACCAAAGCATTTGGTATACTTCGAAAAAACCTTGGAGAAAAATATTCTGGGATTCTTGTTCTCATATTGGGAAAACGTTTAAAATTGCCGTTGAACTAA
- a CDS encoding esterase family protein: MKKSRSSITSIAITLLSTMFCFGQGKVLEGQSVKSAILGKEVDYTVYLPTGYDDSTRSYPVIYLLHGYGGDENVWVQYGLIDHFMDSAIEKAQIPPSIVIMPDGGQYFYINDFQGNSRFEDMFFQEFIPMVEKTYRIKKTKEHRAVVGNSMGGYGAFLYGVKHHDMFGTCVPLSAAIISMDDPMTKNPMWKGLAKNLYGMDVDSENPDTSHWDANNPMKLINTIAKDNLKLRLYFNIGDDDFLYTGNAAAHVSLRNMKIDHEFRIIDGGHDWTFWRSSIPDFLKYIGLGFMRQ; the protein is encoded by the coding sequence ATGAAAAAATCAAGAAGTTCTATTACTTCAATTGCCATAACTCTACTAAGCACGATGTTTTGTTTTGGCCAGGGAAAAGTTTTGGAAGGACAGTCGGTAAAAAGCGCCATTTTGGGCAAAGAGGTTGATTATACCGTTTATTTGCCAACCGGTTATGATGACTCTACAAGAAGCTACCCTGTAATCTATCTTTTGCACGGTTATGGGGGTGATGAAAATGTTTGGGTACAATATGGGCTTATAGACCATTTCATGGATTCTGCCATTGAGAAGGCACAAATCCCTCCTTCAATTGTAATAATGCCTGATGGAGGGCAGTATTTTTACATCAATGATTTCCAAGGCAATTCAAGGTTTGAAGATATGTTCTTTCAAGAATTTATACCAATGGTCGAAAAAACCTATAGGATTAAAAAGACAAAGGAACACCGGGCCGTTGTAGGCAATTCAATGGGTGGCTATGGCGCCTTTTTGTATGGGGTGAAACACCATGATATGTTCGGTACCTGTGTGCCACTCAGTGCGGCAATTATTTCAATGGATGATCCAATGACCAAAAACCCCATGTGGAAAGGACTGGCTAAAAACCTTTATGGGATGGATGTAGATTCTGAAAACCCGGATACTAGCCATTGGGATGCCAACAACCCCATGAAATTGATTAATACAATAGCAAAGGATAACCTGAAATTAAGACTTTACTTTAACATCGGCGATGATGATTTTCTATATACAGGTAATGCCGCGGCCCATGTCTCATTACGAAACATGAAAATAGACCATGAGTTCCGCATCATTGATGGTGGGCATGATTGGACATTTTGGCGGTCCTCTATCCCCGATTTTCTAAAATATATAGGGCTGGGCTTTATGAGACAGTGA
- a CDS encoding glycoside hydrolase family 3 N-terminal domain-containing protein, whose protein sequence is MGLDSYEDWRLPVEERAQDLASKMSIERIAGLMLYSAHQSIPGGGNRFFGPATYNVKPFAESGAKASDLSDAQQVFLKYDNLRHVLITSVESPGVAAQWNNNAQAFVEGIGMGIPVNTSSYPRHGSDSYAEFNAGSGGQISMWPSSLGIAASFDPGLMKQFGEIASKEYRALCIATALSSQIDLATEPRWSRFDGTMGEDPKLATDMARAYVDGFQSSGDGGWGYQSVNAMVKHWPGGGPEEGGHDAHFGYGAYAVPRCQKGHCGYRIPVPRWPRAVPAYR, encoded by the coding sequence ATGGGACTGGATTCCTATGAGGATTGGCGATTGCCCGTTGAGGAACGAGCCCAGGACTTGGCTTCCAAGATGAGCATTGAGCGAATTGCCGGATTGATGTTGTACAGTGCCCACCAATCCATTCCAGGAGGTGGGAACCGTTTTTTTGGTCCGGCGACCTACAATGTAAAGCCTTTTGCGGAAAGTGGGGCAAAGGCAAGTGACCTTTCCGATGCCCAACAAGTTTTTTTAAAGTATGACAACTTACGGCATGTATTGATTACCAGCGTGGAATCTCCCGGAGTTGCTGCGCAATGGAACAACAATGCGCAAGCCTTTGTGGAAGGTATCGGCATGGGCATTCCGGTGAACACGAGTTCGTATCCAAGGCATGGCAGCGATTCCTATGCGGAATTCAATGCAGGATCGGGCGGACAGATTTCCATGTGGCCCAGTAGCTTGGGCATTGCGGCCAGTTTTGATCCTGGATTGATGAAGCAATTTGGGGAGATTGCTTCCAAGGAATATCGTGCCTTGTGCATTGCCACGGCACTCTCCTCCCAAATTGATTTGGCCACGGAACCCCGTTGGTCCCGTTTTGATGGTACCATGGGTGAGGACCCTAAATTGGCCACCGATATGGCCAGGGCCTATGTGGATGGATTTCAATCTTCCGGTGATGGCGGTTGGGGCTACCAAAGCGTGAATGCGATGGTGAAACACTGGCCTGGGGGTGGTCCCGAAGAAGGAGGGCATGACGCCCATTTTGGTTATGGAGCCTACGCAGTACCTCGATGTCAAAAAGGTCATTGTGGTTACCGGATACCGGTTCCGAGATGGCCAAGGGCAGTCCCTGCCTATCGGTAA